The following are from one region of the Cervus canadensis isolate Bull #8, Minnesota chromosome 21, ASM1932006v1, whole genome shotgun sequence genome:
- the IL2RB gene encoding interleukin-2 receptor subunit beta isoform X3, translating into MAAPALSCCLSLLVFLLPLAIPQASTSVNGLSISSPDGDRSGGQTLEGHGYPTASPTRHIFTAFASNITCFYNSRANVSCIWSHDGGLQATTCCLHSHQPKRSEGVPLFLQREELFPTKQWKHTCELQPVKPGSWACNLVLGPSPESQKLTIVDVMKLTVMCSEGGKWRKMMTQDIKPFDYIRLVPPHSLQVVHVETHRCNITWTVSQVSHYIQTDVQFEARTRSADHSWEDTPLLTLRQNQQWIYLENLAPGMEYELQVRVKPQLGRHEVWSHWSQPLAFRTVPAETRKKIPPLPWLGHIVLGVGSFAGLVLLVYFLGNFRCIRLWLKKVLKCHIPDPSEFFSQLSSEHGGDFQKWLSSPFPSSSFSPSGLTPEISPLEVLDRDAKATQLLLLQQDKSSPSSAETSGHSVTSCFTNQGYFFFRLPDALEIEACQVYFAYDPCTEELDAGGPRAPEGALLPPLPTPPGDDDAYCTFPPGEDLLLFSPSLLSGPGPPNTAQGGTGAGEERLAASPQEGVPGDWTPQSLGPPALETPDLVDLQSPPEHELGEAREKVPGPRPREGTSFPWVSPPGQGQVRAPIACLTLNTDAYLSLQELQDQDPAYLV; encoded by the exons ATGGCGGCTCCGGCTCTGTCCTGCTGCCTGTCCCTCCTCGTCTTCCTCTTGCCCCTGGCCATCCCTCAGGCATCTACATCAGTGAATG GATTGAGCATCTCCTCACCTGATGGGGACAGGAGTGGCGGGCAAACCCTTGAAGGCCATGGGTATCCTACAGCTAGCCCCACACGCCACATTTTCACGGCATTTGCTTCCAACATCACATGCTTCTATAACTCGAGAGCCAACGTCTCCTGCATCTGGAGCCATGATGGGGGCCTGCAGGCCACCACCTGCTGCTTGCACAGCCATCAGCCTAAGAG ATCTGAGGGGGTCCCTCTTTTTCTTCAAAGAGAGGAGCTTTTTCCtacaaaacagtggaaacacacCTGTGAGCTGCAACCAGTGAAGCCGGGATCCTGGGCATGCAATCTGGTCCTAGGACCATCTCCAGAA TCTCAGAAACTGACCATAGTGGATGTCATGAAACTGACAGTGATGTGCTCTGAAGGCGGGAAGTGGAGGAAGATGATGACCCAGGATATCAAGCCCTTTGATTACA TTCGTCTGGTTCCACCCCACTCACTCCAAGTCGTCCACGTAGAGACCCATAGGTGCAACATAACCTGGACCGTCTCCCAGGTATCCCACTACATCCAAACAGACGTGCAGTTCGAGGCCCGGACTAGGTCTGCGGACCACAGCTGGGAG GACACCCCACTGCTGACCCTCAGGCAAAACCAGCAATGGATCTACCTGGAGAATCTCGCTCCAGGCATGGAATATGAGCTTCAGGTGCGGGTCAAGCCCCAGCTAGGCAGGCATGAGGTTTGGAGCCACTGGAGCCAGCCCCTGGCCTTCAGGACGGTCCCTGCAG AAACCAGGAAGAAGATCCCACCTCTCCCTTGGTTGGGCCACATCGTCTTGGGCGTTGGCAGTTTCGCTGGTCTTGTCCTCTTGGTTTACTTTCTGGGCAACTTCCGGTGCATCAGGCTATG GCTGAAGAAGGTTCTGAAGTGTCACATCCCAGACCCCTCGGAGTTTTTTTCCCAGCTGAGCTCTGAGCATGGAGGAGATTTCCAG AAGTGGCTCTCCTCACCCTTCCCCTCGTCCTCCTTCAGCCCCAGTGGTTTGACCCCTGAGATCTCCCCACTGGAGGTGCTGGACAGGGatgccaaggccacacagctgctcCTGCTTCAGCAGGACAAGAGCTCGCCATCCTCAGCTGAGACCAGCGGCCACTCAGTGACCAGCTGCTTCACCAACCAAGGCTACTTCTTCTTCCGCCTCCCGGACGCCCTGGAGATCGAGGCCTGCCAGGTCTACTTCGCTTATGACCCCTGTACTGAGGAGCTCGATGCGGGTGGGCCCAGGGCCCCCGAGGGAGCTCTCCTTCCACCCCTGCCGACTCCACCAGGGGATGACGATGCCTATTGCACCTTCCCCCCCGGGGAAGACCTGCTGCTCTTCTCTCcaagtctgctcagtggcccagGCCCCCCGAACACTGCCCAGGGGGGCACTGGGGCTGGTGAAGAGAGGCTGGCTGCCAGCCCACAGGAGGGAGTCCCTGGAGACTGGACCCCCCAGTCCCTGGGGCCTCCTGCTCTGGAAACCCCTGACCTGGTGGATCTGCAGTCACCCCCAGAGCATGAGCTGGGAGAAGCAAGAGAGAAGGTGCCTGGCCCCCGTCCAAGGGAGGGGACCAGCTTCCCCTGGGTCAGCCCTCCCGGGCAAGGCCAAGTCAGGGCCCCCATTGCCTGCCTGACCCTGAACACCGATGCCTACCTGTCCCTCCAAGAGCTCCAGGATCAGGACCCAGCTTACCTGGTGTAG
- the IL2RB gene encoding interleukin-2 receptor subunit beta isoform X1 — protein MAGDRETQGSLPQPPPVDVMAAPALSCCLSLLVFLLPLAIPQASTSVNGLSISSPDGDRSGGQTLEGHGYPTASPTRHIFTAFASNITCFYNSRANVSCIWSHDGGLQATTCCLHSHQPKRSEGVPLFLQREELFPTKQWKHTCELQPVKPGSWACNLVLGPSPESQKLTIVDVMKLTVMCSEGGKWRKMMTQDIKPFDYIRLVPPHSLQVVHVETHRCNITWTVSQVSHYIQTDVQFEARTRSADHSWEDTPLLTLRQNQQWIYLENLAPGMEYELQVRVKPQLGRHEVWSHWSQPLAFRTVPAETRKKIPPLPWLGHIVLGVGSFAGLVLLVYFLGNFRCIRLWLKKVLKCHIPDPSEFFSQLSSEHGGDFQKWLSSPFPSSSFSPSGLTPEISPLEVLDRDAKATQLLLLQQDKSSPSSAETSGHSVTSCFTNQGYFFFRLPDALEIEACQVYFAYDPCTEELDAGGPRAPEGALLPPLPTPPGDDDAYCTFPPGEDLLLFSPSLLSGPGPPNTAQGGTGAGEERLAASPQEGVPGDWTPQSLGPPALETPDLVDLQSPPEHELGEAREKVPGPRPREGTSFPWVSPPGQGQVRAPIACLTLNTDAYLSLQELQDQDPAYLV, from the exons ATGGCCGGGGACAGGGAAACACAG ggctcccttccccagcccccacccgtgGATGTGATGGCGGCTCCGGCTCTGTCCTGCTGCCTGTCCCTCCTCGTCTTCCTCTTGCCCCTGGCCATCCCTCAGGCATCTACATCAGTGAATG GATTGAGCATCTCCTCACCTGATGGGGACAGGAGTGGCGGGCAAACCCTTGAAGGCCATGGGTATCCTACAGCTAGCCCCACACGCCACATTTTCACGGCATTTGCTTCCAACATCACATGCTTCTATAACTCGAGAGCCAACGTCTCCTGCATCTGGAGCCATGATGGGGGCCTGCAGGCCACCACCTGCTGCTTGCACAGCCATCAGCCTAAGAG ATCTGAGGGGGTCCCTCTTTTTCTTCAAAGAGAGGAGCTTTTTCCtacaaaacagtggaaacacacCTGTGAGCTGCAACCAGTGAAGCCGGGATCCTGGGCATGCAATCTGGTCCTAGGACCATCTCCAGAA TCTCAGAAACTGACCATAGTGGATGTCATGAAACTGACAGTGATGTGCTCTGAAGGCGGGAAGTGGAGGAAGATGATGACCCAGGATATCAAGCCCTTTGATTACA TTCGTCTGGTTCCACCCCACTCACTCCAAGTCGTCCACGTAGAGACCCATAGGTGCAACATAACCTGGACCGTCTCCCAGGTATCCCACTACATCCAAACAGACGTGCAGTTCGAGGCCCGGACTAGGTCTGCGGACCACAGCTGGGAG GACACCCCACTGCTGACCCTCAGGCAAAACCAGCAATGGATCTACCTGGAGAATCTCGCTCCAGGCATGGAATATGAGCTTCAGGTGCGGGTCAAGCCCCAGCTAGGCAGGCATGAGGTTTGGAGCCACTGGAGCCAGCCCCTGGCCTTCAGGACGGTCCCTGCAG AAACCAGGAAGAAGATCCCACCTCTCCCTTGGTTGGGCCACATCGTCTTGGGCGTTGGCAGTTTCGCTGGTCTTGTCCTCTTGGTTTACTTTCTGGGCAACTTCCGGTGCATCAGGCTATG GCTGAAGAAGGTTCTGAAGTGTCACATCCCAGACCCCTCGGAGTTTTTTTCCCAGCTGAGCTCTGAGCATGGAGGAGATTTCCAG AAGTGGCTCTCCTCACCCTTCCCCTCGTCCTCCTTCAGCCCCAGTGGTTTGACCCCTGAGATCTCCCCACTGGAGGTGCTGGACAGGGatgccaaggccacacagctgctcCTGCTTCAGCAGGACAAGAGCTCGCCATCCTCAGCTGAGACCAGCGGCCACTCAGTGACCAGCTGCTTCACCAACCAAGGCTACTTCTTCTTCCGCCTCCCGGACGCCCTGGAGATCGAGGCCTGCCAGGTCTACTTCGCTTATGACCCCTGTACTGAGGAGCTCGATGCGGGTGGGCCCAGGGCCCCCGAGGGAGCTCTCCTTCCACCCCTGCCGACTCCACCAGGGGATGACGATGCCTATTGCACCTTCCCCCCCGGGGAAGACCTGCTGCTCTTCTCTCcaagtctgctcagtggcccagGCCCCCCGAACACTGCCCAGGGGGGCACTGGGGCTGGTGAAGAGAGGCTGGCTGCCAGCCCACAGGAGGGAGTCCCTGGAGACTGGACCCCCCAGTCCCTGGGGCCTCCTGCTCTGGAAACCCCTGACCTGGTGGATCTGCAGTCACCCCCAGAGCATGAGCTGGGAGAAGCAAGAGAGAAGGTGCCTGGCCCCCGTCCAAGGGAGGGGACCAGCTTCCCCTGGGTCAGCCCTCCCGGGCAAGGCCAAGTCAGGGCCCCCATTGCCTGCCTGACCCTGAACACCGATGCCTACCTGTCCCTCCAAGAGCTCCAGGATCAGGACCCAGCTTACCTGGTGTAG
- the IL2RB gene encoding interleukin-2 receptor subunit beta isoform X2 → MAGDRETQGSLPQPPPVDVMAAPALSCCLSLLVFLLPLAIPQASTSVNGLSISSPDGDRSGGQTLEGHGYPTASPTRHIFTAFASNITCFYNSRANVSCIWSHDGGLQATTCCLHSHQPKREELFPTKQWKHTCELQPVKPGSWACNLVLGPSPESQKLTIVDVMKLTVMCSEGGKWRKMMTQDIKPFDYIRLVPPHSLQVVHVETHRCNITWTVSQVSHYIQTDVQFEARTRSADHSWEDTPLLTLRQNQQWIYLENLAPGMEYELQVRVKPQLGRHEVWSHWSQPLAFRTVPAETRKKIPPLPWLGHIVLGVGSFAGLVLLVYFLGNFRCIRLWLKKVLKCHIPDPSEFFSQLSSEHGGDFQKWLSSPFPSSSFSPSGLTPEISPLEVLDRDAKATQLLLLQQDKSSPSSAETSGHSVTSCFTNQGYFFFRLPDALEIEACQVYFAYDPCTEELDAGGPRAPEGALLPPLPTPPGDDDAYCTFPPGEDLLLFSPSLLSGPGPPNTAQGGTGAGEERLAASPQEGVPGDWTPQSLGPPALETPDLVDLQSPPEHELGEAREKVPGPRPREGTSFPWVSPPGQGQVRAPIACLTLNTDAYLSLQELQDQDPAYLV, encoded by the exons ATGGCCGGGGACAGGGAAACACAG ggctcccttccccagcccccacccgtgGATGTGATGGCGGCTCCGGCTCTGTCCTGCTGCCTGTCCCTCCTCGTCTTCCTCTTGCCCCTGGCCATCCCTCAGGCATCTACATCAGTGAATG GATTGAGCATCTCCTCACCTGATGGGGACAGGAGTGGCGGGCAAACCCTTGAAGGCCATGGGTATCCTACAGCTAGCCCCACACGCCACATTTTCACGGCATTTGCTTCCAACATCACATGCTTCTATAACTCGAGAGCCAACGTCTCCTGCATCTGGAGCCATGATGGGGGCCTGCAGGCCACCACCTGCTGCTTGCACAGCCATCAGCCTAAGAG AGAGGAGCTTTTTCCtacaaaacagtggaaacacacCTGTGAGCTGCAACCAGTGAAGCCGGGATCCTGGGCATGCAATCTGGTCCTAGGACCATCTCCAGAA TCTCAGAAACTGACCATAGTGGATGTCATGAAACTGACAGTGATGTGCTCTGAAGGCGGGAAGTGGAGGAAGATGATGACCCAGGATATCAAGCCCTTTGATTACA TTCGTCTGGTTCCACCCCACTCACTCCAAGTCGTCCACGTAGAGACCCATAGGTGCAACATAACCTGGACCGTCTCCCAGGTATCCCACTACATCCAAACAGACGTGCAGTTCGAGGCCCGGACTAGGTCTGCGGACCACAGCTGGGAG GACACCCCACTGCTGACCCTCAGGCAAAACCAGCAATGGATCTACCTGGAGAATCTCGCTCCAGGCATGGAATATGAGCTTCAGGTGCGGGTCAAGCCCCAGCTAGGCAGGCATGAGGTTTGGAGCCACTGGAGCCAGCCCCTGGCCTTCAGGACGGTCCCTGCAG AAACCAGGAAGAAGATCCCACCTCTCCCTTGGTTGGGCCACATCGTCTTGGGCGTTGGCAGTTTCGCTGGTCTTGTCCTCTTGGTTTACTTTCTGGGCAACTTCCGGTGCATCAGGCTATG GCTGAAGAAGGTTCTGAAGTGTCACATCCCAGACCCCTCGGAGTTTTTTTCCCAGCTGAGCTCTGAGCATGGAGGAGATTTCCAG AAGTGGCTCTCCTCACCCTTCCCCTCGTCCTCCTTCAGCCCCAGTGGTTTGACCCCTGAGATCTCCCCACTGGAGGTGCTGGACAGGGatgccaaggccacacagctgctcCTGCTTCAGCAGGACAAGAGCTCGCCATCCTCAGCTGAGACCAGCGGCCACTCAGTGACCAGCTGCTTCACCAACCAAGGCTACTTCTTCTTCCGCCTCCCGGACGCCCTGGAGATCGAGGCCTGCCAGGTCTACTTCGCTTATGACCCCTGTACTGAGGAGCTCGATGCGGGTGGGCCCAGGGCCCCCGAGGGAGCTCTCCTTCCACCCCTGCCGACTCCACCAGGGGATGACGATGCCTATTGCACCTTCCCCCCCGGGGAAGACCTGCTGCTCTTCTCTCcaagtctgctcagtggcccagGCCCCCCGAACACTGCCCAGGGGGGCACTGGGGCTGGTGAAGAGAGGCTGGCTGCCAGCCCACAGGAGGGAGTCCCTGGAGACTGGACCCCCCAGTCCCTGGGGCCTCCTGCTCTGGAAACCCCTGACCTGGTGGATCTGCAGTCACCCCCAGAGCATGAGCTGGGAGAAGCAAGAGAGAAGGTGCCTGGCCCCCGTCCAAGGGAGGGGACCAGCTTCCCCTGGGTCAGCCCTCCCGGGCAAGGCCAAGTCAGGGCCCCCATTGCCTGCCTGACCCTGAACACCGATGCCTACCTGTCCCTCCAAGAGCTCCAGGATCAGGACCCAGCTTACCTGGTGTAG